A section of the Leminorella richardii genome encodes:
- a CDS encoding MFS transporter, whose protein sequence is MESKQNTPERSTSDLVKAAVSGWLGTALEFMDFQLYSLGAALVFREIFFPEQSAAMALILAMGTYGAGYVARIVGAFFFGRMGDTIGRKKVLFITITMMGICTTLIGVLPTYAQIGIFAPLLLILLRIVQGLGAGAEISGAGTMLAEYAPKGKRGIISSLVAMGTNCGTLSATAIWAVMFFALDKQQLLDWGWRVPFLASVVVMFFAIWLRMNLKESPVFEQVSEEKPTAAQAAAKKKEESVFAMFTSKSFWLATGLRFGQAGNSGLIQTFLAAYLVQTLLFEKSIPTDALMISSILGFLTIPLLGWLSDKIGRRLPYMVLCTSAIVLAYPMVSMIVDKTNTPSTIMVSLIIIHNVAVLGLFALENITMAEMFGSRNRFTRMAISKEAGGLVAVGFGPVLAGIFCNMTGSWWPIVVMIVVYSIIGLISAICMPEVKDRDLSAEEDAAEVPAKSVVAGVKEYV, encoded by the coding sequence ATGGAATCAAAACAGAATACCCCTGAAAGAAGCACCTCGGATCTGGTCAAGGCGGCCGTATCCGGTTGGCTCGGTACCGCTCTGGAGTTTATGGACTTCCAGCTGTACTCTCTCGGCGCGGCGCTGGTCTTTCGTGAAATTTTCTTCCCTGAGCAGTCCGCGGCCATGGCGCTTATTCTGGCCATGGGCACCTATGGCGCAGGCTACGTTGCTCGTATCGTAGGCGCCTTCTTCTTTGGCAGAATGGGCGACACCATCGGCCGTAAAAAAGTGCTGTTTATCACCATCACCATGATGGGTATCTGTACTACGCTCATCGGTGTGCTGCCAACCTATGCACAAATCGGCATCTTCGCACCGCTGCTGCTGATCCTACTTCGTATTGTTCAGGGACTGGGAGCGGGCGCCGAAATCTCCGGTGCGGGCACCATGCTGGCGGAGTATGCGCCAAAGGGTAAGCGCGGCATTATCTCTTCTCTGGTCGCCATGGGCACCAACTGTGGTACCCTGAGCGCCACGGCTATCTGGGCGGTGATGTTCTTCGCACTGGATAAGCAGCAGCTGCTGGACTGGGGCTGGCGCGTGCCGTTCCTGGCAAGCGTTGTAGTTATGTTCTTCGCCATCTGGCTACGTATGAACCTGAAAGAAAGCCCAGTCTTTGAACAGGTTTCTGAAGAAAAGCCAACTGCGGCACAAGCGGCTGCAAAGAAAAAAGAAGAATCCGTTTTTGCCATGTTTACCAGCAAGTCATTCTGGCTGGCGACTGGCCTGCGTTTCGGACAGGCAGGCAACTCTGGTCTAATTCAGACCTTCCTGGCGGCCTATCTGGTTCAAACCCTGCTGTTTGAAAAGAGTATCCCGACCGATGCCCTGATGATTAGCTCCATTCTCGGCTTCCTGACCATTCCGCTACTGGGCTGGCTGTCAGACAAAATTGGTCGCCGCCTGCCTTATATGGTTCTGTGCACCAGTGCTATCGTTCTGGCCTACCCGATGGTCTCTATGATCGTCGACAAAACCAACACGCCAAGCACTATCATGGTTAGCCTTATCATTATCCACAACGTCGCGGTACTGGGTCTGTTCGCACTGGAAAACATCACCATGGCGGAAATGTTCGGCTCTCGCAATCGCTTTACCCGCATGGCTATCTCTAAAGAAGCCGGTGGCCTGGTTGCAGTAGGCTTCGGCCCAGTATTAGCCGGTATTTTCTGTAACATGACCGGCTCCTGGTGGCCAATTGTCGTGATGATCGTTGTTTACTCCATCATCGGACTGATCTCTGCCATTTGTATGCCTGAAGTCAAAGATCGCGACCTCAGTGCAGAAGAAGACGCTGCTGAAGTGCCAGCCAAATCGGTGGTCGCAGGCGTCAAAGAATACGTTTAG
- a CDS encoding Zn-dependent oxidoreductase, protein MKSVVIQEPGKLVIEDRPMPEPQPGDVRIRVESAGICGSDVHIYRGHNPFAKYPRVIGHEFFGRIDAVGEGVDAARIGERVVGDPVVNCGHCYPCSIGRPNVCTSLQVIGVHRDGGFSEHVTLPAKNAHTVPESIGDRDATMIEPFTIAANICSQMNPGPLDVALVYGAGPMGLTTIQALRGVYGVKEIIVADRIDERLAMAKENGADRIINNTDINLADELAKLGIRPTLIVDAACHPSILPEAIGLASPAARIGIMGFSSDPCVINQQGITSKELTIYSSRLNSNRFPMVIDWMKEKKIHPEKLITHKFDYTQVINALETFEKDQKQCCKVLLTF, encoded by the coding sequence ATGAAAAGCGTAGTTATTCAGGAACCAGGCAAGCTGGTTATCGAAGACCGTCCGATGCCCGAACCACAGCCCGGCGATGTCCGCATTCGCGTAGAAAGCGCCGGCATTTGCGGTTCTGACGTACACATTTACCGCGGGCATAACCCGTTTGCCAAATATCCGCGCGTTATCGGCCACGAGTTTTTCGGCCGCATTGACGCCGTTGGCGAAGGCGTTGATGCCGCTCGCATCGGCGAGCGCGTTGTGGGCGACCCGGTGGTCAACTGCGGCCACTGCTACCCCTGCTCCATTGGTCGCCCTAACGTATGTACATCGCTGCAGGTCATCGGCGTACATCGCGACGGCGGCTTCAGTGAACACGTCACGCTGCCGGCGAAAAATGCCCACACCGTGCCGGAAAGCATTGGCGACCGCGATGCCACCATGATTGAGCCCTTTACCATTGCCGCCAATATCTGCAGCCAGATGAATCCTGGCCCGCTAGACGTGGCGCTGGTTTACGGTGCAGGCCCAATGGGTTTAACCACTATTCAGGCACTGCGCGGGGTATATGGCGTAAAAGAAATTATCGTTGCCGACCGTATTGATGAACGTTTAGCGATGGCGAAAGAAAACGGCGCTGACCGCATCATCAACAATACGGACATCAATCTGGCTGACGAACTGGCCAAGCTAGGCATTCGACCGACCCTCATTGTTGACGCTGCCTGCCATCCGTCTATTCTGCCGGAAGCTATCGGCCTTGCCTCTCCAGCGGCTCGCATCGGCATTATGGGCTTCTCTTCTGACCCATGCGTGATTAACCAGCAGGGGATCACTAGCAAAGAGCTAACGATTTACAGCTCTCGGCTTAACAGTAACCGCTTCCCCATGGTCATTGACTGGATGAAGGAGAAAAAAATTCACCCGGAAAAACTCATTACTCATAAGTTTGATTACACCCAGGTGATCAACGCGCTGGAAACCTTCGAGAAGGACCAGAAACAGTGCTGTAAAGTCCTGCTGACGTTTTAG
- the manD gene encoding D-mannonate dehydratase ManD encodes MKIVKAEVFVTCPGRNFVTVKITTDEGIYGVGDATLNGRELPVASYLKDHLCPQLIGRDAHQIEDIFQFFYKGAYWRRGPVTMSAISAIDMALWDIKGKAANMPVYQLLGGASRTGVMVYCHTTGRTIDEVLEDYAKHQEMGFKAIRVQCGVPGMKTTYGLSKGKNLAYEPATKGAYPEEQLWSTEKYLDFTPKLFDAVRSKFGFNEHLLHDMHHRLTPIEAARFGKSIEDYRLFWMEDPTPAENQECFRLIRQHTVTPIAVGEVFNSIWDCKQLIEEQLIDYIRTTITHAGGITHMRRIADFAAMYQVRTGSHGPSDLSPICHAAALHFDLWVPNFGVQEYMGYSEQMLEVFPHNWTFEDGYMHPSDKPGLGIDFDEKLAAKYPYEPAYLPVARLEDGTLWNW; translated from the coding sequence ATGAAAATCGTAAAGGCTGAAGTTTTTGTTACGTGTCCCGGCCGTAACTTTGTCACTGTAAAAATAACTACTGATGAAGGGATTTACGGCGTCGGTGACGCCACGCTCAACGGCCGCGAGCTTCCCGTCGCCTCCTATTTGAAAGACCACCTGTGCCCGCAGCTTATCGGCCGCGATGCGCATCAGATCGAAGATATCTTCCAGTTTTTCTATAAAGGCGCCTATTGGCGTCGCGGCCCGGTGACCATGTCGGCCATTTCCGCCATCGATATGGCGCTGTGGGACATCAAAGGCAAAGCAGCTAACATGCCGGTTTACCAGCTTCTGGGCGGCGCGTCTCGCACCGGCGTTATGGTTTACTGCCACACCACTGGTCGTACTATCGACGAAGTGCTAGAAGACTACGCCAAGCATCAGGAAATGGGCTTTAAGGCAATCCGCGTTCAGTGCGGCGTGCCGGGTATGAAAACCACCTACGGTCTGAGCAAGGGCAAAAACTTAGCCTACGAGCCAGCAACCAAAGGCGCTTACCCAGAAGAGCAGCTGTGGTCGACAGAAAAGTATCTCGACTTTACGCCGAAACTGTTTGACGCCGTGCGCAGCAAGTTTGGCTTTAACGAGCACCTGCTGCACGACATGCACCACCGCCTGACGCCGATCGAAGCCGCGCGCTTCGGCAAGAGCATTGAAGACTACCGCCTGTTCTGGATGGAAGATCCAACCCCTGCGGAGAATCAAGAGTGCTTCCGCCTGATCCGTCAGCACACTGTGACGCCTATCGCCGTCGGTGAAGTATTCAACAGCATTTGGGACTGCAAGCAGCTGATTGAAGAACAGCTAATTGACTACATCCGCACCACCATCACCCACGCGGGCGGCATTACTCATATGCGCCGCATCGCAGACTTTGCCGCCATGTATCAAGTACGCACCGGCTCTCACGGCCCGTCGGATCTGTCACCGATCTGCCACGCCGCCGCGCTGCACTTCGACCTGTGGGTACCGAACTTCGGCGTTCAGGAATACATGGGCTACTCCGAGCAGATGCTGGAAGTCTTCCCACACAACTGGACCTTCGAAGACGGCTACATGCACCCAAGCGACAAGCCGGGCCTAGGCATCGACTTTGACGAAAAACTGGCCGCCAAATATCCCTACGAGCCAGCCTACTTACCGGTAGCCCGTCTGGAAGACGGCACGCTGTGGAACTGGTAA
- a CDS encoding nucleoside permease, protein MKTTAKLSFMMFVEWFIWGAWFVPLWLFLNRSGFTAGEIGWSYACTAIAAILSPILVGSLTDRFFAAQKVLALLMFVGAALMYLAAQQTEFVYFFPLLLGYSLTYMPTIALTNSIAFANVGDVERDFPRIRVMGTIGWIASGIVCGFLPEMLGFNDISPTNIPLVITAISSALLGIFAFWLPNTPPKSTGKLSFKVMLGLDAVVMLRDRNFLVFFVCSFLFAMPLAFYYIFANGFLTEVGMKNATGWMTLGQFSEIFFMLALPFFTKRFGIKKVLLLGLVTAAIRYAFFVYGDAYHYFTYGLLFLGILLHGVSYDFYYVTAYIYVDKKAPVHMRTAAQGLITLCCQGFGSLLGYRIGGVMMEKMFAYQEPVNGLTFNWVGMWGFGAAMIAVIAVLFMLLFRESDRDITTITVNNGTEELQTEEAK, encoded by the coding sequence ATGAAAACAACAGCAAAGCTGTCGTTTATGATGTTTGTCGAATGGTTTATTTGGGGGGCCTGGTTTGTTCCTCTGTGGCTGTTTTTGAACCGAAGCGGCTTTACCGCTGGTGAAATAGGCTGGTCTTATGCCTGTACGGCGATTGCCGCCATTTTGTCGCCGATTCTGGTCGGCTCGCTGACTGACCGCTTTTTTGCCGCGCAAAAAGTGCTGGCGTTACTGATGTTTGTGGGCGCAGCGCTGATGTATTTGGCGGCGCAGCAGACTGAATTTGTTTATTTTTTCCCTTTACTGCTAGGATACTCGTTGACCTATATGCCGACGATTGCACTAACAAACAGTATTGCATTTGCCAACGTTGGCGATGTGGAACGCGATTTCCCCCGTATTCGCGTAATGGGAACCATTGGTTGGATTGCATCCGGCATCGTGTGTGGCTTTTTACCCGAGATGCTCGGGTTTAACGACATTTCACCAACCAATATCCCTCTGGTGATCACTGCGATTAGTTCCGCGCTGCTGGGTATTTTCGCCTTTTGGCTGCCAAATACGCCGCCGAAAAGTACTGGCAAGCTGAGCTTTAAAGTGATGCTTGGCTTAGATGCGGTTGTGATGCTCCGAGACAGAAACTTTCTGGTTTTCTTTGTTTGCTCCTTCCTGTTCGCCATGCCGCTAGCTTTCTATTACATCTTTGCGAACGGGTTTCTTACCGAAGTGGGAATGAAAAACGCTACTGGCTGGATGACGCTGGGGCAGTTTTCGGAAATCTTCTTTATGCTGGCGCTACCGTTTTTCACCAAGCGCTTTGGCATTAAAAAGGTGCTGCTGCTTGGTCTGGTGACGGCTGCGATCCGCTATGCCTTCTTTGTCTATGGCGACGCCTACCACTACTTCACCTACGGGCTTCTGTTCCTTGGCATTTTGCTACATGGAGTAAGCTACGATTTTTACTATGTCACTGCCTACATTTACGTTGATAAAAAAGCGCCGGTTCATATGCGTACTGCCGCTCAAGGGCTGATTACGCTGTGCTGCCAAGGGTTCGGCAGTCTGTTGGGCTACCGCATCGGCGGCGTGATGATGGAAAAGATGTTTGCCTATCAGGAGCCTGTAAACGGCTTAACGTTTAACTGGGTTGGCATGTGGGGATTCGGCGCTGCCATGATCGCGGTTATTGCCGTCTTGTTCATGCTGCTGTTTCGTGAATCAGACAGGGACATTACCACTATTACTGTAAATAACGGCACAGAAGAGCTACAAACAGAGGAAGCTAAATGA
- a CDS encoding ADP-ribosylglycohydrolase family protein translates to MKQERILGALYGQALGDSMGMPSELWPRARVKAHFGWIDRFIPGPAENNAACYFGRAEYTDDTSMACCLVKAFIECDGEINAEAIGRHILAWAESFDAFNKNVLGPTSKIALNAIRDGKPVESLENNGVTNGAAMRASPLGCLLPTDDLDGFIEQVALASSATHKSDLAVAGAVAIAWAVSRAIEGSRWEEIRDALPTVARHAQERKVTTFSASLAARIELALEVVRTSAGTESASERIYQLIGAGTSTIESVPAAIAMVELAQTDPNRCAVLCANLGGDTDTIGAMATAICGALHGVDAIDKALKRELDEVNRPEFEHYAERLMQYRLRRERA, encoded by the coding sequence ATGAAACAGGAACGCATTCTTGGCGCGCTTTACGGTCAGGCATTGGGGGATTCAATGGGGATGCCCTCAGAGCTTTGGCCGCGGGCTAGAGTAAAGGCGCACTTTGGTTGGATAGACCGCTTTATTCCCGGCCCTGCTGAAAACAACGCCGCCTGCTATTTTGGCCGTGCTGAATACACTGACGATACTTCAATGGCGTGCTGTTTGGTGAAGGCGTTTATCGAGTGTGATGGAGAGATTAACGCTGAAGCTATCGGTAGGCACATTTTGGCGTGGGCTGAGTCCTTTGACGCGTTTAATAAAAACGTTCTGGGGCCGACGTCAAAAATCGCGCTTAACGCGATACGCGATGGGAAGCCCGTGGAGAGCCTTGAGAATAATGGCGTTACCAATGGTGCTGCCATGCGCGCTTCTCCTTTAGGATGCCTGCTGCCAACGGATGATTTAGACGGCTTTATTGAGCAGGTTGCGCTGGCGTCAAGTGCTACACACAAGTCTGATTTGGCCGTGGCGGGCGCAGTGGCTATCGCTTGGGCTGTGTCGCGGGCTATTGAAGGAAGCCGTTGGGAAGAAATCAGGGATGCGCTACCCACGGTCGCTCGCCACGCTCAGGAGAGGAAAGTGACGACGTTCAGTGCGTCGCTTGCCGCCCGTATTGAGCTGGCGTTAGAGGTCGTAAGAACTTCCGCTGGTACAGAATCGGCCAGTGAGCGTATTTATCAGCTGATCGGTGCGGGAACTAGCACCATCGAGTCGGTTCCCGCCGCGATTGCGATGGTGGAACTGGCGCAAACCGATCCTAATCGCTGCGCCGTTCTATGTGCCAATCTGGGGGGGGATACGGATACTATCGGCGCGATGGCGACAGCAATTTGCGGCGCTCTGCACGGCGTTGACGCTATTGATAAAGCCCTTAAGCGAGAGCTTGATGAGGTCAACCGACCAGAGTTTGAGCACTACGCTGAGAGGTTAATGCAGTATCGCCTGCGTAGGGAGAGAGCATGA
- a CDS encoding PfkB family carbohydrate kinase, whose protein sequence is MNANALANRLNSLSVQRPITVLGAVVIDVIADAYSLPWRGCDIELQQQSVNIGGCAFNVALALKRLGLETQNVLPLGQGVWADIIRNSLTQRGMRSAIETDEGDNGWCLALVEPDGERTFMSFSGVENQWRASWLDNLVVQPQSLVYLAGYQLASPRGEVLVDWLENLSQVTPFIDFGPRIADIPEAMMSRIMALKPIVSLNRQEAEIAARALGVHNEVQSLGAAWLAHYGSPLIVRQDSEGAWFFDEKAQGCAAPFSASVVDTIGAGDSHAGGAIAGLSAGWSLAESVTLGNAVASFVVSHRGGDCAPTVDELTARLKLANEGV, encoded by the coding sequence ATGAATGCAAACGCGCTAGCCAATCGGCTAAATAGCCTGTCTGTACAGCGCCCAATAACAGTGCTCGGCGCCGTCGTTATTGATGTGATTGCCGATGCTTATTCATTGCCGTGGCGCGGTTGTGATATTGAGCTCCAACAGCAGAGCGTTAATATTGGCGGCTGCGCGTTCAACGTAGCTCTGGCGCTTAAAAGGCTGGGGCTGGAGACACAAAACGTGCTGCCGTTAGGGCAGGGCGTGTGGGCTGATATCATCCGAAACAGCCTGACACAGCGTGGGATGCGCAGTGCGATAGAAACCGATGAAGGCGACAACGGGTGGTGTCTGGCACTGGTTGAACCGGACGGTGAACGGACGTTTATGTCGTTTAGCGGAGTAGAAAACCAGTGGCGTGCATCGTGGTTGGATAACTTGGTTGTGCAGCCGCAGAGCTTGGTGTATCTAGCAGGCTATCAGCTGGCATCACCGCGTGGAGAAGTGCTGGTAGACTGGTTGGAAAACCTGTCTCAGGTGACGCCTTTTATCGATTTTGGCCCTCGAATTGCCGACATTCCCGAAGCGATGATGTCCAGAATTATGGCGCTTAAGCCGATCGTTTCTTTAAATCGGCAAGAGGCGGAGATTGCCGCTCGTGCGCTAGGTGTACACAATGAAGTACAGAGTCTGGGGGCTGCGTGGTTAGCCCACTACGGTTCACCGCTTATTGTCCGGCAGGACAGCGAGGGCGCCTGGTTTTTTGATGAAAAAGCTCAGGGGTGTGCGGCACCCTTTAGCGCATCGGTGGTGGATACTATCGGCGCGGGGGATAGTCACGCGGGAGGGGCAATAGCAGGGCTGTCCGCTGGGTGGTCGCTAGCGGAGTCGGTTACGCTAGGTAACGCCGTGGCCTCTTTTGTCGTCAGCCATCGAGGTGGAGACTGTGCGCCGACGGTGGATGAATTAACCGCGCGGCTAAAACTCGCAAACGAAGGTGTATAG
- a CDS encoding GntR family transcriptional regulator, producing the protein MEKAHVQLIEQLVKRLASADNAPLYLKFAQTIKSAVRSGTLEHGNILPGERDLSQLTGVSRITVRNAMEALEKEGVVTRSRGYGTQVNNIFEYSLKEAPGFSQQVSLLGKRPSTLWITRQVEKCPADVAERLALSPEDDVFLLKRIRYVDDDAVSIEKSYVPVDLIDNAEEIGISLYEYFRSQNIHPQRTKSYVSARMPDAEFLTHLQTSGDIPMLVIKQIAFDGLQRPIEYSISHCRSDLYTFVCEF; encoded by the coding sequence ATGGAAAAGGCCCACGTTCAACTGATAGAACAGTTAGTCAAGCGACTGGCTTCTGCCGATAACGCGCCGCTTTATCTGAAGTTTGCCCAAACGATAAAAAGCGCGGTGCGAAGCGGAACGTTAGAGCACGGCAACATTCTTCCCGGTGAGCGAGACCTTAGCCAGCTTACCGGCGTATCTCGCATTACCGTGCGTAACGCCATGGAAGCGTTGGAAAAAGAGGGGGTTGTCACCCGATCCCGCGGCTACGGTACTCAGGTCAACAATATCTTCGAGTACTCCCTGAAAGAGGCGCCCGGATTTTCCCAACAAGTCTCTCTGCTGGGAAAAAGGCCAAGTACGCTCTGGATAACCCGACAGGTAGAAAAATGCCCCGCTGACGTAGCTGAGCGACTGGCTCTCTCACCCGAAGATGACGTATTTTTACTTAAGCGCATTCGCTATGTAGACGATGACGCCGTTTCTATTGAAAAATCCTATGTTCCTGTCGATCTCATCGACAATGCGGAAGAAATTGGGATTTCCCTGTATGAATACTTCCGCAGCCAAAATATCCATCCACAGAGAACAAAAAGCTACGTCAGCGCCCGAATGCCGGACGCTGAGTTTCTTACTCATCTGCAAACCAGCGGCGACATTCCGATGCTGGTCATCAAGCAAATCGCTTTCGATGGGCTGCAAAGGCCTATCGAATACAGCATTAGTCACTGCCGCAGCGATCTATACACCTTCGTTTGCGAGTTTTAG
- the argD gene encoding bifunctional acetylornithine/succinyldiaminopimelate transaminase — protein MSGVSKVTRNMFDSVMLPVYAPAAFVPVKGKGSRVWDQQGNEFIDFSSGIAVTALGHCHPALVKALKEQSELIWHTSNLFTNEPALRLAKKMIDATFADRVFFANSGAEANEAAFKLVRRYAIERHSPYKTKIIAFKNAFHGRTLFTVTVGGQAKYSDGFGPKPADIIHVPFNDLDAVKAVMDDHTCAVVLEPVQGEGGITPVDADFLRGVRELCDRHQALLVFDEVQSGMGRTGTLFTYMRYGVTPDVLTSAKALGGGFPISAMLTTNDVAQVMEPGVHGTTYGGNPLACAVAEAAFDAINSPEVLSGVQGRHEYIVSRLAEINQRYGVFADVRGLGLLIGAELSADYSGMAREFLAAAVDSGLMLLNAGPSVLRFAPSLVIPMEDLQIGMERLENAVKQVAEAKAK, from the coding sequence ATGAGTGGTGTTAGCAAAGTAACTCGGAATATGTTTGATAGCGTGATGTTGCCGGTTTATGCGCCTGCGGCGTTTGTTCCCGTGAAGGGAAAAGGAAGTCGCGTATGGGACCAGCAGGGAAATGAGTTTATCGATTTCTCCAGCGGTATCGCGGTGACTGCCCTTGGGCACTGCCATCCTGCACTGGTTAAGGCGCTGAAAGAGCAGAGTGAGCTTATCTGGCACACCAGCAATCTGTTCACCAACGAGCCTGCGCTTCGTCTAGCGAAAAAGATGATCGACGCGACGTTTGCCGATCGCGTGTTTTTCGCTAACTCGGGGGCTGAAGCCAACGAGGCCGCTTTCAAGCTGGTCCGCCGCTACGCCATTGAACGTCACAGCCCCTATAAAACCAAAATTATCGCCTTTAAGAACGCCTTCCACGGCCGTACGCTGTTTACCGTTACTGTCGGCGGTCAGGCGAAGTATTCAGATGGATTCGGGCCGAAGCCTGCCGACATTATTCACGTGCCTTTTAACGATCTTGACGCAGTGAAAGCGGTAATGGACGACCACACCTGTGCGGTCGTGCTAGAGCCAGTGCAGGGCGAGGGGGGGATTACTCCCGTTGACGCGGATTTTCTGCGCGGGGTTCGCGAACTGTGCGATCGGCATCAGGCGCTGCTGGTGTTTGATGAAGTGCAGTCAGGCATGGGCAGAACCGGTACGCTATTTACCTACATGCGCTACGGCGTGACGCCGGACGTGCTGACATCCGCCAAAGCGTTGGGAGGCGGCTTCCCCATTAGCGCCATGCTGACAACCAACGACGTGGCGCAGGTGATGGAGCCTGGCGTACACGGCACGACCTACGGGGGTAACCCGCTTGCCTGTGCGGTTGCCGAGGCGGCCTTTGACGCAATTAATTCACCGGAAGTGCTGTCCGGTGTGCAGGGGCGGCATGAGTATATTGTTTCCCGGCTGGCGGAGATCAATCAGCGCTACGGCGTATTTGCCGACGTGCGGGGGCTGGGGCTATTAATTGGCGCTGAGCTGTCGGCTGACTACAGCGGGATGGCCAGAGAGTTTTTGGCGGCGGCGGTAGACAGTGGTCTGATGCTGCTTAATGCTGGGCCTAGTGTGCTGCGCTTTGCCCCTTCGCTGGTGATCCCAATGGAAGACTTGCAGATAGGAATGGAACGTCTTGAAAACGCGGTGAAGCAGGTTGCTGAGGCTAAGGCAAAGTAA
- the crp gene encoding cAMP-activated global transcriptional regulator CRP, with protein MVLGKPQTDPTLEWFLSHCHIHKYPSKSTLIHQGEKAETLYYIVKGAVAVLIKDEEGKEMILSYLNQGDFIGELGLFEEGQERSAWVRAKTACEVAEISYKKFRQLIQVNPDILMRLSAQMARRLQVTSEKVGSLAFLDVTGRIAQTLLNLAKQPDAMTHPDGMQIKITRQEIGQIVGCSRETVGRILKMLEDQNLISAHGKTIVVYGTR; from the coding sequence ATGGTTCTCGGCAAACCGCAAACAGACCCGACTCTTGAATGGTTCTTGTCTCATTGTCATATTCACAAGTATCCTTCCAAGAGCACGCTTATCCATCAAGGAGAGAAAGCGGAGACGCTTTATTACATTGTTAAAGGAGCCGTAGCCGTTCTCATCAAGGATGAAGAAGGGAAAGAAATGATCCTTTCTTACCTTAACCAGGGTGACTTTATTGGCGAACTTGGCCTGTTTGAAGAAGGGCAAGAGCGCAGCGCCTGGGTAAGAGCAAAAACAGCCTGTGAAGTTGCCGAAATTTCCTATAAAAAGTTTCGCCAGCTAATTCAAGTGAACCCGGACATTCTTATGCGCCTGTCGGCTCAGATGGCTCGTCGTCTGCAGGTTACGTCAGAAAAAGTAGGCAGCCTAGCCTTCCTTGACGTCACAGGTCGTATTGCCCAGACCCTGCTAAATCTGGCTAAACAGCCTGACGCGATGACCCACCCCGACGGGATGCAAATCAAAATCACTCGTCAGGAAATCGGCCAAATCGTCGGATGCTCTCGCGAAACCGTCGGCCGCATTTTAAAAATGCTTGAAGACCAAAACCTGATTTCCGCTCACGGTAAAACGATCGTCGTTTACGGGACGCGTTAA
- a CDS encoding phosphoribulokinase, whose amino-acid sequence MSIKHPIIAVTGSSGAGTTTTSLAFRKIFQLLNLNAARIDGDAYHRYTRPEMDAEIRKAGEQGRHISYFGPEANDFAALENSFIEYAQNGSGRTRKYLHTYDEAVPYRQLPGTFTPWSPLPDRTDLLFYEGLHGGIVTENHNVAQHVDLLVGVVPIVNLEWIQKLIRDTVEREHSREAVLDSVVRSMDDYINYITPQFSRTHINFQRVPTIDTSDPFSAKSIPTLDESMVVIHFRGISGIDFPYLLAMLQGSFISQTNTLVIPGGKVGLAMELIITPLIQQLLEGRPLK is encoded by the coding sequence ATGTCGATAAAACACCCCATCATTGCCGTGACCGGCTCTAGCGGAGCGGGTACCACGACCACCAGTCTGGCATTTCGGAAGATCTTTCAGCTGCTGAACCTTAACGCCGCGCGCATCGACGGCGACGCCTATCACCGCTACACGCGTCCGGAAATGGATGCTGAAATCCGCAAAGCGGGAGAGCAGGGTCGTCACATCAGCTACTTTGGCCCCGAAGCCAACGACTTTGCCGCGCTGGAAAATAGCTTTATTGAGTACGCTCAAAACGGTTCAGGGCGCACCCGCAAGTATCTACACACCTATGATGAAGCGGTGCCTTACCGCCAGCTGCCCGGTACCTTTACCCCCTGGAGCCCGCTACCTGACCGCACAGATCTGCTGTTTTATGAAGGCCTTCACGGCGGTATTGTGACTGAAAATCACAACGTGGCTCAGCACGTCGACCTGCTAGTTGGAGTGGTTCCTATTGTTAATCTGGAATGGATACAAAAGCTTATTCGCGATACTGTCGAACGCGAACATTCAAGAGAAGCAGTGCTGGACTCCGTCGTCCGCTCTATGGATGACTACATTAACTACATTACGCCACAGTTTTCCCGCACACACATTAACTTTCAGCGTGTTCCCACCATCGACACGTCCGATCCCTTTTCCGCCAAAAGCATTCCGACCCTTGATGAAAGCATGGTCGTGATCCACTTTCGAGGCATCAGCGGAATCGATTTCCCCTATCTGTTAGCCATGCTGCAAGGGTCGTTTATCTCTCAGACCAACACGCTGGTTATCCCGGGAGGTAAAGTCGGTCTGGCAATGGAGCTGATTATTACCCCCTTGATCCAACAGCTTCTGGAAGGGAGACCGTTGAAGTGA
- a CDS encoding YheU family protein has product MIIPWQSLNPETLEAIIESFVLREGTDYGEQEKSLEQKADDVKRLLANGEAVLVWSELHETVNIMMKAQFKDGIEEQPYPEY; this is encoded by the coding sequence ATGATTATTCCCTGGCAGTCCCTCAATCCCGAGACGCTGGAGGCTATTATCGAGTCATTCGTTTTACGCGAGGGAACCGACTACGGCGAGCAGGAAAAATCTCTGGAACAGAAAGCCGACGACGTCAAACGCCTGCTAGCAAACGGTGAAGCGGTGCTGGTGTGGTCCGAACTGCATGAAACCGTCAATATCATGATGAAAGCGCAGTTTAAAGATGGTATAGAAGAGCAGCCCTATCCGGAATATTGA